One genomic region from Conexibacter woesei DSM 14684 encodes:
- the nadA gene encoding quinolinate synthase NadA, with product MSSAPLMLENIPALQAEVRALADERGAVILAHNYQLPEIQDVADYVGDSLGLSQWAASTESDTIVFCGVHFMAETASILSPEKTVLIPDVDAGCSLADSITADQLRGWKAKHPGAIVVMYVNTTAEVKAETDYCVTSSNAVRVVEHILREHGPDTEILFGPDMFLGAYVEKTIGRKLHVWDGECHVHAGIRPDDISAVRAAHPGADFLIHPECGCSTSVMEYVAAGDVDSSGVHMLSTGGMLRYAETHRSSDAPVIVATETGMLHPLREAAPDVDFIAANERASCKYMKMITLPKLRESLRENRTEVKVPEAVAERARVPIERMVSINA from the coding sequence ATGTCCTCAGCGCCGCTGATGCTCGAGAACATCCCCGCCTTGCAGGCGGAAGTGCGTGCGCTCGCCGACGAGCGCGGCGCCGTGATCCTCGCCCACAACTACCAGCTGCCCGAGATCCAGGACGTCGCCGACTACGTCGGCGACTCGCTGGGGCTGTCGCAGTGGGCGGCCAGCACCGAATCCGACACGATCGTCTTCTGCGGTGTCCATTTCATGGCCGAGACGGCCTCGATCCTGTCGCCCGAGAAGACCGTCCTGATCCCTGACGTCGACGCCGGCTGCTCGCTGGCGGACTCGATCACTGCCGACCAGCTGCGCGGCTGGAAGGCGAAGCATCCCGGCGCGATCGTCGTGATGTACGTCAACACGACCGCCGAGGTCAAGGCGGAGACCGACTACTGCGTGACGTCGTCCAACGCCGTCAGAGTCGTCGAGCACATCCTGCGCGAGCACGGTCCGGACACGGAGATCCTGTTCGGCCCGGACATGTTCCTCGGCGCCTACGTCGAGAAGACGATCGGGCGCAAGCTGCATGTGTGGGACGGCGAATGCCACGTCCACGCGGGCATCCGCCCCGACGACATCTCGGCCGTGCGCGCCGCGCACCCCGGCGCCGACTTCCTGATCCACCCCGAGTGCGGCTGCTCGACGAGCGTGATGGAGTACGTCGCCGCCGGCGACGTCGACTCCAGCGGCGTCCACATGCTCTCGACGGGCGGGATGCTGAGATACGCCGAGACGCATCGCAGCTCGGACGCGCCGGTGATCGTCGCGACCGAGACCGGCATGCTGCACCCGCTGCGCGAGGCGGCGCCGGACGTCGACTTCATCGCCGCCAACGAGCGCGCCAGCTGCAAGTACATGAAGATGATCACGCTGCCGAAGCTGCGTGAGTCGCTGCGCGAGAACCGCACCGAGGTGAAGGTGCCGGAGGCGGTCGCCGAGCGTGCCCGCGTCCCGATCGAGCGGATGGTCTCGATCAACGCCTAG
- the nadC gene encoding carboxylating nicotinate-nucleotide diphosphorylase, with product MSSAPTPTPPADLKDRARVAPALDPALLDELVARALAEDVGDGDATAAVTVPADARAIARIRQKAPGVVYGFELAERAFRALDPGVVLERAVAEGVWRDGGPVLTATGNARALLTAERTALNFLGRLSGVATLTARCVRALEGTGARVLDTRKTTPGLRMVEKAAVHAGGGVNHRIGLFDEILIKENHAAAAGGVGEAVRRARAARPDLPIEVEVTDLAELEEALAAGAARIMLDNMDLATMREAVERAAGRASLEASGGVTLDALRAIGETRVDFISVGALTHSAPALDLSLLLESTP from the coding sequence ATGTCCTCCGCACCCACACCGACGCCCCCCGCTGACCTCAAGGACCGCGCGCGCGTCGCGCCCGCGCTCGACCCCGCATTGCTCGACGAACTGGTCGCGCGCGCACTCGCCGAGGACGTCGGTGACGGCGACGCGACCGCCGCCGTCACCGTCCCCGCCGACGCGCGGGCGATCGCGCGGATCCGCCAGAAGGCGCCGGGTGTCGTCTACGGCTTCGAGCTGGCCGAGCGCGCCTTCCGCGCGCTCGATCCCGGCGTCGTGCTCGAACGCGCCGTCGCAGAGGGCGTCTGGCGGGACGGCGGCCCGGTTCTCACCGCGACCGGCAACGCCCGCGCGTTGCTGACCGCCGAGCGCACGGCACTGAACTTCCTCGGCCGCCTGTCGGGCGTCGCGACGCTCACCGCGCGCTGCGTCAGAGCGCTGGAGGGCACCGGCGCGCGCGTGCTCGACACGCGCAAGACGACGCCGGGGCTGCGGATGGTCGAGAAGGCGGCCGTGCACGCCGGGGGCGGCGTCAACCACCGCATCGGGCTGTTCGACGAGATCCTGATCAAGGAGAACCACGCGGCGGCGGCCGGCGGGGTGGGGGAGGCGGTCCGCAGGGCCCGCGCGGCGCGGCCCGACCTGCCGATCGAGGTCGAGGTGACCGACCTCGCCGAGCTGGAGGAGGCGCTGGCGGCCGGCGCGGCGCGGATCATGCTCGACAACATGGACCTCGCGACGATGCGGGAGGCCGTCGAGCGGGCCGCGGGGCGCGCGTCGCTGGAGGCCAGCGGCGGGGTGACGCTCGACGCGCTGAGAGCGATCGGAGAGACGCGCGTAGACTTCATCTCAGTTGGGGCGTTGACGCACTCGGCCCCAGCGCTCGATCTCTCCCTCCTCCTGGAGTCAACGCCATGA
- the prfB gene encoding peptide chain release factor 2, producing MSATPPAASSEPTPQRLKAIREQLTLLADYVDPKALEAHVAELEQEMGAPGFWDSQEKAAKTSAEHARASRKLDTYRTLVSDVEDLEPLAEMAQEDPELEAELAEQIASAERRLEQLEEERLFSGRYDGGDALVTVNAGAGGTDAQDWAEMVLRMEMRWAEKRGFDVELLEVSAGEEAGIKSATFRVKGENAYGLYGAEKGVHRLVRLSPFDSANRRQTSFAGVEVAPVVEDAAEVEIDDDDLQVDTYRASGAGGQHVNKTDSAVRITHRPSGIVVQCQNERSQSSNRATAMAMLRSKLVELEERRRQEEIAKEKGEAQDVNFGSQIRSYVLHPYSMVKDHRTEFEIGDTGRVLDGDLDGFVRAYLLQAAAR from the coding sequence ATGTCCGCCACACCGCCCGCAGCCTCCTCGGAACCGACGCCCCAGCGCCTGAAGGCGATCCGGGAGCAGCTGACGCTGCTCGCCGACTACGTCGATCCGAAGGCGCTCGAAGCCCACGTCGCCGAGCTGGAGCAGGAGATGGGCGCGCCGGGCTTCTGGGACAGCCAGGAGAAGGCGGCGAAGACGAGCGCCGAGCACGCGCGCGCGAGCCGCAAGCTCGACACGTACAGAACGCTCGTCAGCGACGTCGAGGATCTCGAGCCGCTCGCCGAGATGGCGCAGGAGGACCCCGAGCTGGAAGCCGAGCTGGCGGAGCAGATCGCCAGCGCCGAGCGCCGCCTGGAGCAGCTGGAGGAGGAGCGCCTCTTCTCCGGCAGATACGACGGCGGCGACGCGCTCGTGACCGTCAACGCGGGCGCCGGCGGCACCGACGCGCAGGACTGGGCCGAGATGGTCCTGCGGATGGAGATGCGCTGGGCCGAGAAGCGCGGCTTCGACGTCGAGCTGCTGGAGGTGAGCGCCGGCGAGGAGGCGGGCATCAAGTCCGCCACCTTCCGCGTCAAGGGCGAGAACGCCTACGGCCTCTACGGCGCCGAGAAGGGCGTCCACCGGCTCGTCCGCCTCAGCCCGTTCGACTCCGCCAACCGCCGCCAGACGAGCTTCGCCGGCGTCGAGGTCGCTCCGGTCGTCGAGGACGCGGCCGAGGTCGAGATCGACGACGACGACCTGCAGGTCGACACCTACCGCGCCTCCGGGGCCGGCGGCCAGCACGTCAACAAGACCGACTCCGCCGTCCGCATCACGCACAGACCGAGCGGCATCGTCGTGCAGTGCCAGAACGAGCGCTCGCAGTCGTCCAACCGCGCGACCGCGATGGCGATGCTGCGCTCCAAGCTCGTCGAGCTGGAGGAGCGCAGACGGCAGGAGGAGATCGCGAAGGAGAAGGGCGAGGCGCAGGACGTCAACTTCGGCTCGCAGATCCGCTCGTACGTCCTGCACCCGTATTCGATGGTCAAGGACCACCGCACGGAGTTCGAGATCGGCGACACCGGCCGCGTGCTGGACGGCGATCTCGACGGCTTCGTGCGCGCCTACCTCCTCCAGGCAGCCGCTAGGTAG
- a CDS encoding aminotransferase class I/II-fold pyridoxal phosphate-dependent enzyme, with product MGGSAPDGRQPTAPYLDALVAHGFRGSTRFHVPGHKGGEGADSGLRHAIGDNALLLDIPQDTDGIDVGPYPTPYDLAEELAAAAYGAQRTWFLTNGATQGNHALCLALAPLGTPVVLQRNAHASMVDGLVLSGGVPAFVAPEYDDELGMAHGVTPEGLAAALAQTPGARAAFIVSPTYYGIAADVAGCAEVAHAAGAALVVDQAWGPHFGFHPGVPESALRLGADAVLTSTHKIVGSLTQSAMLHVAPNGRIDPARIARAVRLVRSTSPNSLLLASLDGARRQVAVHGEALLARTLVAAAQARAAIDLVPGCAVVGEGFVGRPGAAAWDPLRIVIDVRGTGCSGYEVAAALKAAYDIYPELATQATLVLVLGLGQPVDALERFAHDFAETIARIARPAGPETAALTRPPGALAHELVVAPREAFLGEAEAVRVDDAVGRVSCEAIAGYPPGIPALLPGERVTAEVVAYLRELSAAGARLHGASDPTFETIHVLRTHTDAPR from the coding sequence ATGGGCGGCTCGGCTCCTGACGGACGTCAGCCGACCGCGCCCTACCTCGACGCGCTCGTCGCGCACGGCTTCCGCGGCTCGACCCGCTTCCACGTCCCCGGTCACAAGGGCGGCGAGGGCGCCGACTCGGGCCTGCGCCACGCGATCGGCGACAACGCGCTGCTGCTCGACATACCGCAGGACACCGACGGGATCGACGTCGGCCCGTACCCGACGCCGTACGACCTCGCCGAGGAGTTGGCCGCCGCGGCCTACGGCGCACAGCGAACCTGGTTCCTGACGAACGGCGCTACGCAGGGAAATCACGCGCTCTGCCTCGCGCTGGCGCCGCTCGGCACGCCCGTCGTGCTGCAACGCAACGCGCATGCGTCGATGGTCGACGGGCTCGTGCTGTCCGGCGGCGTCCCGGCGTTCGTCGCGCCCGAGTACGACGACGAGCTGGGGATGGCCCACGGCGTGACGCCGGAAGGGCTCGCCGCGGCGCTGGCGCAGACGCCCGGCGCGAGAGCGGCATTCATCGTCTCGCCGACCTACTACGGCATCGCCGCCGACGTCGCCGGCTGCGCGGAGGTCGCGCACGCGGCCGGCGCGGCGCTCGTCGTCGACCAGGCGTGGGGGCCGCACTTCGGCTTCCACCCGGGCGTGCCGGAATCCGCGCTGCGGCTCGGCGCCGACGCCGTCCTGACCTCGACGCACAAGATCGTCGGCAGCCTGACGCAGTCGGCGATGCTGCACGTCGCGCCGAACGGGCGGATCGACCCCGCGCGGATCGCCCGCGCGGTGCGCCTGGTGCGCTCGACGAGCCCCAACTCGCTGCTGCTCGCGTCGCTCGATGGCGCCCGCCGCCAGGTCGCCGTCCACGGCGAGGCGCTGCTGGCGCGCACGCTCGTCGCCGCCGCGCAGGCGCGCGCCGCGATCGACCTCGTGCCCGGCTGCGCGGTCGTGGGGGAGGGCTTCGTCGGTCGCCCCGGCGCGGCCGCCTGGGACCCGCTGCGGATCGTGATCGACGTGCGCGGGACCGGCTGCAGCGGCTACGAGGTCGCCGCCGCGCTGAAGGCCGCGTACGACATCTATCCCGAGCTGGCGACGCAGGCGACGCTGGTGCTTGTGCTCGGCCTCGGCCAGCCGGTCGACGCGCTGGAGCGCTTCGCGCACGACTTCGCCGAGACGATCGCGCGGATCGCGCGTCCGGCCGGGCCCGAGACCGCCGCGCTGACGCGCCCGCCAGGGGCGCTCGCGCACGAGCTGGTCGTCGCGCCGCGCGAGGCGTTCCTCGGCGAGGCGGAGGCGGTCAGGGTCGACGACGCGGTCGGCCGCGTCTCGTGCGAGGCGATCGCCGGCTACCCTCCCGGCATTCCCGCGCTGCTCCCGGGCGAGCGCGTCACCGCCGAGGTGGTCGCGTATCTGCGCGAGCTGTCCGCGGCGGGTGCACGCCTCCACGGGGCCAGCGACCCCACCTTCGAGACGATCCATGTCCTCCGCACCCACACCGACGCCCCCCGCTGA
- a CDS encoding PD40 domain-containing protein encodes MRRLALPLVSLALTALLAAPVAHAFPGRNGAIAYGWFSLTEDELGEQPSRTLHALRLVTPAGGEPRELRSCLLVGGEPARPCEAPQFDTPAWSPDGTRIAFDAGTRIGLLDGDGGGTVRLLPARGLNSGRPVFSPSGTQLAFDAGPSAGGQQLWISDLFGGGARRLTGRGGRSPAWSTRGTIAFERDGQLYAIRPDGSGLRRLTGRGGRAPAWSPHGTKLAFVRRRADLLYVMNADGSGLRQVRGPRGVESVRWSPDGRRLVYEAFDAGVLTIGTDGRGERQLVQDAVGGTYVQAARGVDWQPLR; translated from the coding sequence ATGCGACGGCTCGCCCTCCCGCTCGTCTCGCTCGCGCTCACGGCGCTGCTGGCAGCCCCGGTCGCGCACGCCTTCCCCGGCCGCAACGGCGCGATCGCCTACGGCTGGTTCAGCCTGACCGAGGACGAGCTGGGCGAGCAGCCGTCTAGAACGCTGCACGCGCTGCGGCTGGTCACGCCGGCCGGCGGCGAGCCGCGCGAGCTGCGCTCCTGCCTGCTCGTCGGCGGCGAGCCCGCGAGACCGTGCGAGGCGCCGCAGTTCGACACGCCCGCGTGGTCGCCGGACGGGACGCGGATCGCGTTCGACGCCGGCACGCGGATCGGTCTGCTCGACGGCGACGGCGGCGGGACCGTGCGGCTGCTGCCCGCACGCGGGCTCAACTCCGGCCGCCCGGTCTTCTCGCCGAGCGGGACCCAACTCGCGTTCGACGCCGGCCCCTCGGCCGGCGGCCAGCAGCTGTGGATCAGCGACCTGTTCGGCGGCGGCGCGCGGCGACTCACCGGCCGCGGCGGCAGATCACCCGCCTGGTCGACGCGCGGAACGATCGCGTTCGAGCGCGACGGCCAGCTGTACGCGATCCGCCCCGACGGCAGCGGCCTGCGGCGGCTGACCGGCCGCGGCGGGCGCGCGCCGGCCTGGTCGCCGCATGGGACGAAGCTCGCGTTCGTGCGCCGCCGCGCCGACCTGCTCTACGTGATGAACGCCGACGGCAGTGGGCTGCGCCAGGTCAGAGGGCCGCGCGGAGTCGAGTCGGTGCGCTGGTCGCCGGACGGCAGACGGCTCGTCTACGAGGCGTTCGACGCGGGGGTTCTGACGATCGGAACCGACGGCCGCGGCGAGCGTCAGCTCGTCCAGGACGCCGTCGGCGGCACCTATGTGCAGGCCGCGCGCGGGGTCGATTGGCAGCCGCTGCGGTGA
- a CDS encoding M16 family metallopeptidase gives MTAISSSTAPNGLPIHRVQLDGTRAVTALVAFDAGARTERAEENGMAHFLEHLVFKGGEKYVTYRDVNETAENLGAQLNAYTSHDLVAFHITARAEKALEAIDLLTDFVGRPRLDGEELDRERGVVIQEIARSNDQPSTVAEHVIDRAAFGDHPLGRPVLGPEEHLRDTFTREAIVAFRQRQWAGSRGGAFVVGNLEHLPANGALDELFDRFPDLPAPPPYEPAPGFAPRTLVEERDSNQSHLRMMYRPAIDATDRRARAALAIYSTLLGGSMGSRLFDEIREQRGLAYSVYALSHAFSDVPILQLSAGLESGKAVEAYTRMREIVAELRTEGPTVEEVERARAYAAGARVLAFENTNAVARHAANQTIVFGEEVDPDAAIAALDAVTYDEVAEVARGIADELAIGVVGPHTVADFA, from the coding sequence ATGACCGCGATCTCCTCCTCCACCGCGCCGAACGGCCTCCCGATCCACCGTGTTCAGCTCGACGGCACCCGGGCCGTGACCGCGCTCGTCGCGTTCGACGCCGGCGCGCGCACAGAGCGGGCGGAGGAGAACGGCATGGCGCACTTCCTCGAGCACCTCGTCTTCAAGGGCGGCGAGAAGTACGTCACGTACAGAGACGTCAACGAGACGGCCGAGAACCTCGGCGCGCAGCTGAACGCGTACACCTCGCACGACCTCGTCGCGTTCCACATCACCGCGCGTGCCGAGAAGGCATTGGAAGCAATCGACCTCTTGACGGATTTTGTCGGCCGGCCGCGGCTCGACGGCGAGGAGCTCGACCGCGAGCGCGGCGTCGTGATCCAGGAGATCGCCCGCTCCAACGACCAGCCCTCGACGGTCGCCGAGCACGTGATCGACAGAGCCGCCTTCGGCGACCACCCGCTCGGCCGCCCCGTGCTCGGCCCCGAGGAGCACCTGCGCGACACGTTCACGCGCGAGGCGATCGTCGCCTTCCGCCAGCGTCAGTGGGCCGGTTCCCGCGGCGGCGCGTTCGTCGTCGGGAACCTGGAGCACCTGCCGGCGAACGGCGCGCTCGACGAGCTGTTCGACCGCTTCCCCGACCTCCCCGCCCCGCCGCCGTACGAGCCCGCGCCCGGCTTCGCGCCGCGCACGCTCGTCGAGGAGCGCGACTCCAACCAGTCGCACCTGCGGATGATGTACCGCCCGGCGATCGACGCAACCGACCGCAGAGCGCGCGCCGCGCTCGCGATCTACTCGACGCTGCTCGGCGGCTCGATGGGCTCGCGCCTGTTCGACGAGATCCGCGAGCAGCGCGGCCTCGCCTACTCGGTCTACGCGCTCTCGCACGCGTTCTCCGACGTGCCGATCCTCCAGCTGTCCGCGGGGCTCGAGTCCGGCAAGGCGGTCGAGGCCTACACGCGGATGCGCGAGATCGTCGCCGAGCTGCGGACCGAGGGGCCGACGGTCGAGGAGGTCGAGCGCGCTCGCGCCTACGCCGCCGGCGCGCGCGTGCTCGCGTTCGAGAACACCAACGCGGTCGCCCGCCACGCCGCCAACCAGACGATCGTCTTCGGCGAGGAGGTCGATCCCGACGCCGCGATCGCCGCGCTCGACGCCGTCACCTACGACGAGGTCGCGGAGGTCGCGCGCGGGATCGCCGACGAGCTGGCGATCGGCGTCGTCGGTCCGCACACGGTCGCCGACTTCGCCTGA
- a CDS encoding MarR family winged helix-turn-helix transcriptional regulator has translation MDEQAYEPPQRLRTLPSWLLNRAALKANRIVADGFAAAGARRAHFTVLVALDERGPASQAELGRRLGIDRSDMAAVAGELERDGLVQRSRDERDRRRNVVRLTAAGDDALRRLGARVEAAQEELLAPLSADERRELERLLTRLVGDGAGPSR, from the coding sequence ATGGACGAGCAGGCCTATGAACCGCCGCAGCGGCTGCGGACGCTGCCGAGCTGGCTGCTGAACCGCGCCGCGCTGAAGGCGAACCGGATCGTCGCCGACGGCTTCGCCGCTGCGGGCGCGCGCAGGGCCCACTTCACCGTGCTCGTCGCGCTCGACGAGCGGGGACCGGCCAGCCAGGCCGAGCTCGGCCGGCGCCTGGGGATCGATCGCAGCGACATGGCGGCCGTCGCCGGCGAGCTGGAGCGCGACGGGCTCGTACAGCGGAGCCGCGATGAGCGCGACCGCCGCCGCAACGTCGTGCGGCTGACGGCGGCGGGCGATGACGCGCTGCGCCGGCTCGGCGCGCGCGTCGAGGCCGCGCAGGAAGAACTGCTCGCGCCGCTCTCAGCTGACGAGCGGCGCGAGCTGGAGCGACTGCTGACGCGCCTCGTAGGAGACGGCGCCGGCCCGAGCCGCTAG
- a CDS encoding RNA polymerase sigma factor: MKPWLSDTLLRTQTDERLVTLTRAGHERAFAAIVERYRRPLVAFARRIAPDSRAEDVVQQALTSAWAALAAGAEVAHLRGWLHQIVRHEAIRIAKQEGRAIVDPLAEEETHAQAGGRDVAAAAEENERVREALSGIAGLPDQQREALVQTTLAGRSRGEVAAALGLSEGAVRQLVHRARTTLRAAATALTPLPLATWAAGMAGGGGPGIAELAAGAGGATLAGTFVKAGAVVVATGAIATGVTVTRDRRPVDPQAAQARGGETAARPAAAGGAGSGGVLVPAAIAPFGGSGSGGGFASDAAEDRRGRGRGGDDDRDDDRRGRDDDDDRRGGDDDDRRGGDDDRDRDDDRRGRGDDDHRGRGDDDDRRHGDDDRRGRSGDDRRGGEREGDDRRHGGEDDDDRGGPAPRADRAGDDRSGRGRGSGGDDRDDDAGSPGSGGSSSGSGKRSAPAREAEDRESGGSGSSGAGGSTGGSGSSGGGPSGGGGSSGGSGSSGGSGSSGGSGSTSGSGSSGGGGSSGGEDDSGGGDDSGGDDD; this comes from the coding sequence ATGAAACCCTGGCTCTCGGACACCCTGCTGCGGACGCAGACCGACGAACGGCTCGTCACGCTGACGCGCGCCGGTCACGAGCGCGCGTTCGCGGCGATCGTCGAGCGCTACCGCCGGCCGCTCGTGGCGTTCGCGCGGCGGATCGCGCCGGACAGCCGTGCCGAGGACGTCGTCCAGCAGGCGCTCACGAGCGCCTGGGCGGCGCTCGCCGCCGGGGCCGAGGTGGCTCACCTGCGCGGCTGGCTGCACCAGATCGTTCGCCACGAGGCGATTCGGATCGCCAAGCAGGAAGGGCGGGCGATCGTCGACCCGCTCGCGGAGGAGGAGACGCACGCGCAGGCGGGCGGCCGTGACGTCGCCGCGGCCGCGGAGGAGAACGAGCGCGTGCGCGAGGCGCTCAGCGGCATCGCGGGGCTGCCCGACCAGCAGCGCGAGGCGCTTGTGCAGACGACGCTCGCCGGTCGCAGCCGCGGCGAGGTCGCCGCGGCGCTCGGCCTCAGCGAGGGCGCGGTCCGTCAGCTCGTCCACCGAGCGCGCACGACGCTGCGCGCCGCCGCGACCGCGCTGACGCCGCTGCCGCTCGCGACGTGGGCCGCTGGGATGGCCGGCGGCGGCGGTCCCGGCATCGCCGAGCTGGCGGCCGGCGCCGGTGGCGCGACGCTTGCGGGAACCTTCGTGAAGGCGGGCGCCGTCGTCGTCGCGACCGGCGCGATCGCGACCGGCGTGACCGTCACGAGAGACCGCCGCCCGGTCGATCCCCAAGCCGCGCAGGCGCGCGGCGGCGAGACGGCGGCGCGCCCGGCGGCCGCGGGCGGTGCCGGCAGCGGCGGCGTGCTCGTCCCCGCGGCGATCGCCCCGTTCGGCGGCAGCGGCAGCGGCGGAGGCTTCGCGAGCGACGCCGCCGAGGACCGCCGCGGCCGCGGGCGCGGCGGCGACGACGATCGCGACGACGACCGGCGCGGGCGCGACGACGATGACGACCGGCGCGGTGGGGACGACGACGATCGGCGCGGTGGGGACGACGACCGCGACCGCGACGACGACCGGCGCGGCCGTGGTGACGACGACCACCGCGGCCGGGGCGATGACGACGACCGCAGGCATGGTGACGACGATCGCCGCGGTCGGAGCGGCGACGACCGGCGTGGCGGCGAGCGCGAGGGCGATGACCGGCGCCACGGTGGTGAGGACGACGACGATCGCGGTGGGCCGGCGCCGCGGGCCGATCGTGCAGGCGACGACCGCTCCGGGCGCGGCCGCGGCTCCGGCGGAGACGATCGCGACGACGACGCCGGCTCGCCCGGCTCCGGCGGCAGCTCGTCGGGCAGCGGCAAGCGGAGCGCCCCCGCACGCGAGGCGGAGGACCGCGAGTCCGGCGGCAGCGGCTCCTCCGGCGCGGGCGGCTCCACCGGTGGAAGCGGCTCGTCTGGCGGAGGCCCGTCCGGCGGGGGAGGTTCCTCGGGCGGCAGCGGCTCCTCCGGCGGCAGCGGCTCGTCCGGCGGAAGCGGCTCCACGTCCGGCAGCGGCTCCTCCGGCGGAGGCGGCTCGTCCGGTGGCGAAGACGACTCGGGCGGCGGCGACGACTCCGGCGGCGACGACGACTGA
- a CDS encoding nuclear transport factor 2 family protein — MTAQTTDRRVQELTDRSEIADLVARLGAWLDRQRPDDDPRTIFDAGVAVSTPGGTAEGIDAVIAQATRNHAAHRTQHAISDLLIDLDEAGERATVGANLIVTFASEPLVQLGERYRFETVRGAAGWRLARVEVMPIWRS, encoded by the coding sequence ATGACCGCGCAGACGACCGACCGCCGGGTGCAGGAGCTGACCGACCGCAGCGAGATCGCCGACCTCGTCGCCCGGCTCGGGGCGTGGCTGGACCGCCAGCGCCCCGACGACGACCCGCGCACGATCTTCGACGCCGGCGTCGCGGTCTCGACGCCCGGCGGAACGGCCGAGGGGATCGACGCCGTCATCGCCCAGGCGACGCGCAACCACGCCGCACATCGCACGCAGCACGCGATCAGCGACCTCCTGATCGACCTCGACGAGGCTGGCGAGCGCGCGACCGTGGGCGCCAACCTGATCGTCACGTTCGCCTCCGAGCCGCTGGTCCAGCTCGGCGAGCGCTACCGCTTCGAGACGGTCCGCGGCGCCGCCGGCTGGCGGCTCGCGCGCGTCGAGGTCATGCCCATCTGGAGATCGTGA